From the Leucoraja erinacea ecotype New England chromosome 33, Leri_hhj_1, whole genome shotgun sequence genome, one window contains:
- the lipca gene encoding hepatic triacylglycerol lipase, with protein MNKLAKVSLLLLICVTIHVHEARIQRKAGGTPVDRRRADTIITKFGLYKGQSSNSETCYITPHRAETLDNCAFNSSHSLVMIIHGWTVDGVHENWTWKMAAALKLKLKDVNVIVVDWLILAHQHYPTAVKNTRVVGQDIADLLDWLEEFFQVPKGKVHLIGYSLGAHVSGFAGSYITGPTKIGRITGLDPAGPLFEGMSSTERLSPDDASFVDALHTFTQEHMGLSVGINQPVAHYDFYPNGGTFQPGCHIKHVYNHIATYGILGITETVKCAHERSVHLFIDSLLNEDKQSIAYWCNDLSTFNKGICLSCRKNRCNTMGYNIKKVRTQRSKKMFLNTRANMPYKVYHYQFKINFINQTEHPNLEPFLKVSLYGTEGDAENVPIKLFESIKTNKTYSFLIYTDVNIGDLMMLKFKWENSVAWANLLRTVQTYFPWGQNNINPELIVRRIRVKAGETQHKVTFCSLNTINMHFQPAQEKTFVRCIGKTRRRHRRLK; from the exons CAGGAGGAACCCCTGTTGATAGAAGAAGAGCAGATACGATAATCACCAAATTTGGCCTTTACAAGGGACAGTCGTCGAACTCCGAGACTTGCTACATCACCCCTCACCGGGCCGAGACCCTGGACAACTGCGCCTTCAACTCTTCCCATTCTTTGGTGATGATCATTCACGGATGGACG GTCGACGGAGTCCATGAAAACTGGACCTGGAAAATGGCAGCCGCACTGAAATTAAAGCTGAAAGACGTCAATGTGATTGTAGTTGATTGGCTGATTCTGGCTCATCAACATTATCCAACGGCGGTAAAGAACACTCGAGTAGTGGGCCAGGACATAGCGGATCTATTAGACTGGCTAGAG GagttttttcaggtgccaaaagGAAAGGTTCATCTCATTGGGTACAGTCTCGGAGCTCATGTTTCGGGATTTGCTGGAAGCTATATCACCGGGCCAACCAAAATTGGGAGAATAACAG GCCTTGACCCTGCTGGACCCCTGTTTGAAGGCATGTCATCAACAGAACGTCTATCTCCTGACGATGCAAGCTTCGTCGATGCTCTCCACACCTTCACACAGGAGCACATGGGCCTGAGTGTTGGAATCAACCAACCTGTGGCCCACTATGACTTCTATCCGAACGGTGGCACCTTCCAACCTGGCTGCCACATCAAGCACGTGTACAATCACATCGCAACGTACGGGATTCTAG GTATCACTGAAACAGTGAAGTGTGCACATGAGCGATCAGTACACTTGTTCATTGATTCTTTGCTGAATGAAGACAAGCAAAGTATTGCATATTGGTGCAATGACCTGAGCACATTTAACAAAGGAATCTGTCTAAGCTGCAGGAAGAATCGATGCAACACAATGGGCTATAATATTAAAAAGGTCCGGACACAAAGAAGCAAAAAAATGTTTCTGAATACTCGTGCTAACATGCCATATAAAG TCTATCATTACCAATTCAAGATTAACTTCATCAACCAGACGGAACACCCCAACTTGGAACCATTTCTCAAGGTATCCTTATATGGAACAGAAGGTGACGCTGAAAATGTACCTATCAAATT GTTTGAAAGCATCAAAACCAACAAAACCTACTCTTTCCTGATTTATACTGATGTTAACATTGGTGATTTAATGATGCTGAAGTTTAAGTGGGAAAACTCTGTTGCCTGGGCAAACCTGTTGAGGACTGTTCAAACATACTTCCCATGGGGCCAGAATAATATCAACCCGGAGCTTATTGTCAGAAGAATACgagtaaaagctggagaaacacaacatAA AGTAACATTCTGTTCCTTAAACACCATCAACATGCATTTTCAACCAGCCCAAGAGAAAACGTTTGTTAGATGTATAGGCAAGACAAGACggcgccacagaaggctgaaatGA